A single genomic interval of Bradyrhizobium japonicum USDA 6 harbors:
- a CDS encoding outer membrane protein: protein MKTWMLAAVSLFALGAVAPATAADLPLYKAPAAAVPVYDWSGIYAGINGGGGLAHACWGVTRALGIAVDPAVGEGCHNAGGGTVGGQLGYRWQKSRWAFGIEGQGNWADFKGSNVSVALAPITNQTKIDSFGLFTGQLGYAVNNLLLYGKAGAAVAHDKYDTFFPGAPAAATFNSVNQTRWGYTIGIGVEWGFAENWSVGGAYNHVFLGHHSADFATLVGGFPPRTDRIGQDIDMGLIRINYRWGGPVVAKY from the coding sequence ATGAAGACATGGATGCTGGCTGCGGTCAGCCTGTTCGCACTCGGCGCGGTCGCGCCTGCTACCGCCGCCGATCTGCCGCTCTACAAGGCGCCGGCGGCCGCCGTTCCCGTCTATGACTGGAGCGGCATCTATGCCGGCATCAACGGCGGCGGCGGCTTGGCCCATGCCTGCTGGGGCGTGACCCGCGCGCTCGGCATCGCTGTCGATCCGGCCGTTGGCGAAGGCTGTCACAATGCGGGCGGTGGCACGGTCGGCGGACAGCTCGGCTATCGCTGGCAGAAATCGCGCTGGGCGTTCGGCATCGAGGGCCAGGGCAACTGGGCCGACTTCAAGGGCAGCAATGTCAGCGTGGCGTTGGCGCCGATCACGAACCAGACCAAGATCGACAGCTTCGGTCTGTTCACCGGCCAGCTCGGCTACGCCGTGAACAATCTGCTGCTCTATGGCAAGGCCGGCGCAGCCGTGGCCCACGACAAATACGACACCTTCTTTCCGGGCGCGCCAGCGGCGGCGACGTTCAACAGCGTCAACCAGACCCGCTGGGGCTACACGATCGGCATCGGCGTGGAATGGGGTTTTGCCGAGAACTGGTCGGTCGGCGGCGCGTACAACCATGTGTTCCTCGGCCATCACAGCGCCGACTTCGCAACTCTCGTCGGCGGCTTCCCGCCGCGCACCGACCGGATCGGCCAGGATATCGACATGGGCCTGATCCGCATCAATTACCGCTGGGGCGGCCCGGTCGTCGCCAAATACTGA
- a CDS encoding DUF2306 domain-containing protein, which translates to MSVAPLLEAAPSIPLHAFAAMAAFVLGLVQFAAPKGTLPHRTIGWIWVGLMAVVAASSFWIHQIRLVGPFSPIHLLSIFTLVMLPLAVWRAHTHRVADHRRIMIMTFVGALVIAGLFTLMPGRIMHRVIFGA; encoded by the coding sequence ATGAGCGTTGCGCCGCTGCTCGAGGCCGCTCCATCGATCCCGCTGCACGCCTTTGCCGCGATGGCCGCCTTCGTGCTCGGCCTCGTTCAGTTTGCCGCCCCCAAGGGCACGCTGCCGCACCGGACGATCGGCTGGATCTGGGTGGGGCTCATGGCGGTCGTGGCGGCATCGTCGTTCTGGATCCACCAGATCCGCCTGGTCGGGCCGTTCAGCCCGATCCATCTCCTGTCGATCTTCACGCTGGTGATGCTGCCGCTCGCGGTGTGGCGCGCGCACACCCACCGGGTCGCCGATCACCGGCGCATCATGATCATGACGTTCGTCGGCGCGCTCGTCATTGCCGGGCTGTTCACGCTCATGCCTGGACGGATCATGCACCGGGTGATTTTCGGGGCCTAG
- a CDS encoding outer membrane protein, with amino-acid sequence MKKVLLASASLFALSALAPASAADLAARPYTKAPIAVASVYNWSGFYLGINGGGASSRNCWDVNNIFGIAGPDTAEGCHNATGGVVGGQVGYRWQSANWVFGLEAQGDWANLKGSNTSLVLTPPPLVNQTKIDGIGLFTGQVGYAWNNVLWYVKGGAAVTHAKYNGLIGGVVLDSASETRWGGAVGTGLEFGFAPGWSVAIEYDHLFMGQRNNSFTFLGINDRIDRIKQDVDMGTVRLNYTFGGPVVAKY; translated from the coding sequence ATGAAGAAGGTTTTGCTGGCCTCGGCCAGCCTGTTCGCACTCAGCGCGTTGGCTCCCGCCTCGGCGGCCGATTTGGCGGCCCGCCCCTACACCAAGGCGCCCATTGCTGTGGCCTCGGTCTACAACTGGTCCGGCTTCTACCTCGGCATCAACGGCGGCGGCGCTTCGAGCCGCAACTGCTGGGATGTCAACAACATCTTCGGCATTGCCGGTCCGGACACGGCGGAAGGTTGTCACAATGCGACCGGCGGCGTCGTCGGTGGCCAGGTCGGTTATCGCTGGCAGTCGGCCAACTGGGTGTTCGGCCTTGAAGCCCAGGGCGACTGGGCCAACCTGAAGGGCTCGAATACGAGCTTGGTGCTTACCCCGCCCCCGCTGGTCAACCAGACCAAGATCGATGGGATTGGCTTGTTCACCGGCCAGGTCGGCTATGCCTGGAACAACGTGCTCTGGTACGTGAAGGGTGGCGCGGCCGTCACGCACGCCAAGTACAACGGTCTAATCGGCGGCGTTGTCCTCGACAGCGCAAGCGAGACGCGCTGGGGCGGTGCGGTCGGCACCGGCCTCGAATTCGGTTTCGCGCCGGGCTGGTCCGTTGCGATCGAGTACGACCATCTGTTCATGGGCCAGCGCAACAACTCGTTCACATTTCTCGGCATCAACGACCGCATCGACCGTATCAAGCAGGACGTCGATATGGGCACCGTTCGCCTGAACTACACCTTCGGCGGCCCGGTCGTGGCGAAGTACTAA
- the uvrA gene encoding excinuclease ABC subunit UvrA has protein sequence MDEVIKAKRQQQNAGSSLRAITIRGAREHNLKNVDVEIPRDKLVVFTGLSGSGKSSLAFDTIYAEGQRRYVESLSAYARQFLEMMQKPDVDQIDGLSPAISIEQKTTSKNPRSTVGTVTEIYDYMRLLWARVGVPYSPATGLPIESQTVSQMVDRVLALPEGTRLYLLAPVVRGRKGEYRKELAEWLKKGFQRVKIDGTFHELAEAPTLDKKFPHDIDVVVDRIVVRADIGQRLAESFETALKLAEGLAVVEFADAAAAAAPAEEKKKTAKIHDKSGPERILFSEKFACPVSGFTIPEIEPRLFSFNNPYGACPACGGLGVEQHVDEDLVIPDKELAIGKGAIAPWAKSSSPYYVQTLTALGKHYKFTLTTKWKDLPKKTQNAILLGSGEDEIKFSYEDGVRSYDTKKPFEGVITNINRRYRETESEWAREELAKYFHDVPCEGCKGFRLKPEALCVKIGAKHIGEISELSVRKAGEWFETVPEALNTQQNEIAGRILKEIRERLTFLLDVGLNYLTLSRSSGTLSGGESQRIRLASQIGSGLTGVLYVLDEPSIGLHQRDNARLLDTLKRLRDLGNTVIVVEHDEDAILLADYVLDIGPGAGMHGGNIVAEGTPAEIMRNPKSLTGKYLTGELEVEVPERRPPNHRRTIKVVNARGNNLKNVTAEIPLGLFTAVTGVSGGGKSTLLIDTLYKSIARKLNGASEGAAPHDRIEGLEHIDKIIDIDQSPIGRTPRSNPATYTGAFTPIREWFAGLPEAKARGYEPGRFSFNVKGGRCEACQGDGVIKIEMHFLPDVYVTCDVCKGKRYNRETLEVLFKGKSIADVLDMTVEEAAEFFKAVPRVRETFQTLHRVGLDYIHVGQQATTLSGGEAQRVKLAKELSKRATGRTLYILDEPTTGLHFHDVKKLLEVLHELVAQGNTVVVIEHNLEVIKTADWVIDLGPEGGDGGGEIVAWGPPEDIAKAPRSYTGKFLEPVLKKARKPKRRSTSEAAE, from the coding sequence ATGGATGAAGTGATCAAGGCGAAGCGCCAACAGCAGAACGCGGGATCCAGCCTGCGCGCAATTACGATCCGTGGCGCGCGCGAGCACAACCTCAAGAATGTCGACGTCGAGATTCCCCGCGACAAGCTGGTGGTGTTCACGGGGCTGTCGGGCTCCGGCAAATCCTCGCTCGCCTTCGACACGATCTATGCCGAGGGCCAGCGCCGCTACGTCGAATCGCTGTCGGCCTATGCGCGCCAGTTCCTAGAGATGATGCAGAAGCCTGATGTCGACCAGATCGACGGCCTGTCGCCGGCGATCTCGATCGAGCAGAAGACGACCTCGAAGAACCCGCGCTCGACCGTCGGCACCGTCACCGAGATCTACGACTACATGCGCCTGCTCTGGGCGCGCGTCGGCGTGCCCTATTCGCCCGCCACGGGTCTGCCGATCGAGAGCCAGACCGTCTCGCAGATGGTCGACCGCGTGCTGGCGCTGCCCGAAGGCACCCGCCTCTATCTGCTCGCCCCCGTCGTGCGCGGCCGCAAGGGCGAGTACCGCAAGGAGCTCGCCGAATGGCTCAAAAAGGGCTTTCAGCGCGTCAAGATCGACGGCACCTTCCATGAGCTCGCGGAGGCGCCGACGCTCGACAAGAAATTTCCGCACGACATCGACGTCGTGGTCGACCGCATCGTGGTGCGCGCCGACATCGGCCAGCGCCTCGCCGAAAGCTTCGAGACCGCGCTGAAGCTCGCGGAGGGCCTCGCCGTCGTCGAGTTCGCCGATGCGGCTGCAGCGGCTGCACCAGCCGAAGAAAAGAAGAAGACCGCAAAAATCCACGACAAGAGCGGGCCCGAGCGCATCCTGTTCTCGGAAAAATTCGCTTGTCCCGTCTCCGGCTTCACGATTCCGGAGATCGAGCCGCGCCTGTTCTCGTTCAACAATCCCTACGGCGCCTGCCCGGCCTGCGGCGGCCTCGGCGTCGAGCAGCATGTCGACGAAGACCTCGTCATCCCCGACAAGGAGCTCGCCATCGGCAAGGGCGCGATCGCGCCCTGGGCCAAGTCGTCATCGCCCTACTATGTGCAGACGCTGACGGCGCTCGGCAAGCACTACAAGTTCACGCTGACCACCAAATGGAAGGATCTGCCGAAGAAGACGCAGAACGCGATCCTCCTTGGCTCAGGCGAGGACGAGATCAAGTTCTCCTACGAGGACGGCGTCCGCTCCTACGACACCAAGAAGCCGTTCGAGGGCGTCATCACCAACATCAACCGCCGCTATCGCGAGACCGAGAGCGAGTGGGCGCGCGAGGAGCTCGCAAAATATTTCCACGACGTCCCCTGCGAGGGCTGCAAGGGTTTCCGGCTGAAGCCCGAGGCGCTCTGCGTCAAGATCGGGGCTAAGCATATCGGCGAGATCTCGGAGCTGTCGGTCAGGAAGGCCGGCGAATGGTTCGAGACCGTGCCCGAGGCGCTGAACACGCAGCAGAACGAGATCGCCGGCCGCATCCTCAAGGAGATCCGCGAGCGCCTCACCTTCCTTCTCGACGTCGGCCTCAACTACCTCACCCTGTCCCGCTCCTCCGGCACGCTGTCCGGCGGCGAGAGCCAGCGCATCCGCCTCGCCTCGCAGATCGGCTCGGGACTGACGGGCGTGCTCTACGTGCTGGACGAGCCCTCGATCGGCCTGCACCAGCGCGACAACGCCCGCCTGCTCGACACCCTCAAGCGCCTGCGCGATCTCGGCAACACCGTGATCGTGGTCGAGCATGACGAGGACGCGATCCTGCTTGCCGATTACGTCCTCGACATCGGCCCCGGCGCCGGCATGCATGGCGGCAACATCGTCGCCGAAGGCACGCCCGCCGAGATCATGCGCAACCCTAAATCGCTCACCGGCAAGTACCTGACCGGCGAGCTCGAGGTCGAGGTGCCGGAGCGGCGCCCGCCGAACCATCGCCGCACCATCAAGGTGGTCAACGCGCGCGGCAATAACCTCAAGAACGTCACGGCGGAAATTCCGCTCGGCCTGTTCACGGCCGTCACCGGCGTGTCCGGCGGCGGCAAGTCGACGCTGCTGATCGACACGCTCTACAAGTCCATCGCACGCAAGCTGAACGGCGCCAGCGAAGGCGCCGCACCCCACGATCGCATCGAGGGCCTCGAGCACATCGACAAGATCATCGACATCGACCAGTCGCCGATCGGCCGCACCCCGCGCTCGAACCCCGCGACCTACACCGGCGCCTTCACGCCGATCCGCGAATGGTTCGCCGGCCTGCCCGAAGCGAAGGCGCGCGGCTACGAGCCCGGCCGCTTCTCCTTCAACGTCAAGGGCGGCCGCTGCGAGGCCTGCCAGGGCGACGGCGTCATCAAGATCGAGATGCACTTCCTGCCCGACGTCTACGTCACCTGCGACGTCTGCAAGGGCAAGCGCTACAACCGCGAGACGCTGGAGGTCCTGTTCAAGGGCAAGAGCATCGCCGACGTGCTCGACATGACCGTCGAGGAAGCCGCCGAGTTCTTCAAGGCGGTGCCGCGCGTGCGCGAGACTTTCCAGACCCTGCACCGCGTCGGCCTCGACTACATCCATGTCGGCCAGCAGGCGACGACCCTGTCAGGCGGCGAAGCCCAGCGCGTCAAGCTCGCCAAGGAATTGTCCAAGCGCGCCACCGGCCGCACACTCTACATCCTGGACGAACCGACCACCGGCCTGCACTTCCACGACGTCAAGAAGCTCTTGGAGGTGCTGCACGAGCTGGTCGCCCAAGGCAACACGGTCGTCGTCATCGAGCACAATCTCGAAGTCATCAAGACCGCAGACTGGGTCATCGACCTCGGCCCCGAAGGCGGCGACGGCGGCGGCGAGATCGTCGCCTGGGGCCCGCCGGAGGATATCGCAAAGGCGCCAAGGAGCTATACCGGCAAATTCCTGGAGCCGGTGCTGAAGAAGGCGCGGAAGCCGAAGCGGCGGAGCACGAGCGAGGCGGCGGAGTGA
- a CDS encoding HAD-IA family hydrolase → MPYSLAIFDLDGTLADSFPWFLRTINDVADRFNFRRVADEDVEGLRHASSREILARLEVPLWKLPAIARHARRLKAEAASEIPLFAGVETMLRTLAGNGVQLALVTSDSEANAREKLGDSAALFAHFDCAASLFGKPAKFRRVIRRAGVEPSRVIAIGDEVRDIEAARAVGIACGAVRWGYAAPAALQALAPDHMFAQMDEIADVVCRIPLKA, encoded by the coding sequence ATGCCCTACTCCCTCGCCATCTTCGACCTCGACGGTACCCTCGCCGATAGCTTTCCGTGGTTCCTGCGCACCATCAACGATGTCGCCGACCGCTTCAATTTTCGTCGTGTCGCGGATGAGGATGTCGAGGGACTGCGGCATGCCTCGTCGCGCGAGATCCTCGCCCGGCTCGAGGTGCCCTTGTGGAAGCTGCCGGCGATCGCGCGGCATGCGCGGCGGCTGAAGGCGGAGGCTGCTAGCGAGATTCCCCTGTTTGCGGGCGTCGAGACGATGCTGCGGACGCTGGCCGGGAACGGCGTGCAGCTTGCGCTGGTGACCTCGGACAGCGAGGCCAATGCCCGCGAGAAGCTCGGCGATTCCGCCGCGCTGTTTGCGCATTTTGACTGCGCGGCGTCGCTATTCGGCAAGCCCGCGAAATTCCGCCGCGTCATCCGGCGCGCGGGCGTGGAGCCGAGCCGCGTGATCGCGATCGGCGACGAGGTCCGCGACATCGAGGCCGCGCGCGCGGTGGGGATCGCCTGCGGCGCGGTCCGCTGGGGCTATGCCGCGCCGGCGGCTTTGCAGGCGCTTGCGCCCGATCACATGTTCGCGCAGATGGATGAGATCGCGGACGTGGTCTGCCGGATTCCGCTCAAAGCCTGA
- a CDS encoding nucleoside hydrolase, whose amino-acid sequence MTLSDTARLKLLEPPVGKVRVVLDTDTYNEIDDQFALVQMLLSKDRFDVEAIYAAPFFNTRADSPGHGMELSYQEILRLLERLNIAPDGLVHRGVTDYVGPGKTARQAAAVDDLVARARAGSPDNPLYVIAIGAISNVASALLRAPDIIDRVVVVWLGGHALEWPNTIEFNLKQDVGGAQVLFDSGVPLVLVPCKGVTSHLHSTVPEIERYVEPHGSIGSFLAMRFKDYSSDHLGWAKEIWDMAPVGWLLNPVWAPSVIIPAPVLTDQITWSVDRRRHPIRYVTYVDRNPILKDFFLKLKAFAAPN is encoded by the coding sequence ATGACACTCTCGGACACAGCCCGCCTCAAACTCCTGGAGCCGCCGGTCGGCAAGGTGCGTGTCGTGCTCGACACCGACACCTACAACGAGATCGACGATCAGTTCGCGCTGGTGCAGATGCTGCTGTCGAAGGACCGGTTCGACGTCGAGGCGATCTACGCCGCGCCGTTCTTCAATACACGCGCCGACAGTCCCGGCCACGGCATGGAGCTGAGCTACCAGGAAATCCTCCGCCTGCTGGAGCGCCTGAACATCGCGCCGGATGGCCTGGTTCATCGCGGCGTCACCGATTATGTCGGCCCCGGCAAGACGGCGCGGCAGGCGGCCGCCGTCGATGACCTCGTGGCCCGGGCGCGCGCGGGCTCCCCTGACAATCCGCTTTACGTCATTGCCATCGGCGCCATCAGCAATGTCGCCTCGGCGCTGCTCAGGGCCCCCGACATCATCGACCGCGTGGTGGTGGTCTGGCTTGGCGGTCATGCGCTGGAATGGCCTAATACGATCGAGTTCAACCTCAAGCAGGACGTCGGCGGCGCGCAGGTGCTGTTCGACAGCGGCGTGCCGCTCGTGCTCGTGCCATGCAAAGGCGTCACCTCGCACCTTCACAGCACGGTGCCGGAGATCGAGCGCTACGTCGAACCGCATGGCAGCATCGGCTCGTTCCTCGCCATGCGCTTCAAGGACTATTCGTCCGACCATCTGGGCTGGGCGAAGGAGATCTGGGACATGGCGCCGGTCGGCTGGCTGCTGAACCCCGTGTGGGCACCGAGCGTGATCATCCCGGCCCCGGTTCTCACGGATCAGATCACGTGGAGCGTCGACCGCCGGCGGCATCCGATCCGCTACGTGACCTATGTGGATCGCAACCCGATCCTGAAGGACTTTTTCCTGAAGTTGAAGGCGTTTGCCGCGCCGAACTAG
- a CDS encoding single-stranded DNA-binding protein yields the protein MAGSVNKVILVGNLGKDPEIRRTQDGRPIANLSIATSETWRDKNSGERKEKTEWHRVVIFNEGLCKVAEQYLKKGAKVYIEGALQTRKWTDQSGVEKYSTEVVLQGFNSTLTMLDGRGGGSGGGSFGDEPGGDFGSSGPVSSAPRRAVAAGGGGRNSDMDDDIPF from the coding sequence ATGGCGGGAAGCGTCAACAAGGTCATTCTGGTTGGAAATCTCGGCAAGGATCCCGAAATCCGCCGCACCCAGGACGGGCGGCCGATCGCGAATTTGAGCATCGCCACCTCGGAGACCTGGCGCGACAAGAACAGCGGCGAGCGCAAGGAAAAGACCGAGTGGCATCGCGTCGTGATCTTCAATGAAGGGCTCTGCAAGGTCGCCGAGCAGTACCTGAAGAAGGGCGCGAAGGTTTACATCGAGGGCGCGCTCCAGACCCGCAAATGGACCGACCAGAGCGGCGTCGAGAAGTACTCCACCGAGGTCGTGCTCCAGGGCTTCAACTCGACCCTGACGATGCTCGACGGCCGCGGCGGCGGCAGTGGAGGCGGCAGCTTCGGCGACGAGCCGGGCGGCGATTTCGGCTCCTCTGGTCCCGTCAGCAGCGCGCCGCGCCGTGCCGTTGCCGCCGGCGGCGGTGGCCGCAACAGCGACATGGACGACGATATCCCGTTCTGA
- a CDS encoding outer membrane protein codes for MNKILIGTFGVIALGLSAPASAADIAARPYTKAPAPMIATIYDWSGFYIGINGGGGTSHKCWDADFGGGVFFGEGCHNATGGTVGGQVGYRWQSANWVFGFEGQGNWADFSGDNISAITGLRDRSKINAFGLITGQVGYAWNNVLLYVKGGGAVVSDRYRSFDLASGLEVDRANETRWGGTVGAGVEFGFAPNWTVGFEYDHIFMGNRTVGFTGSGNFVIAPLGVATRSDRISQDVDIGLVRVNYRWGGPLIARY; via the coding sequence ATGAATAAGATTTTGATTGGTACTTTTGGTGTAATCGCGTTGGGGCTGTCGGCTCCCGCAAGCGCGGCAGATATCGCGGCGCGTCCCTACACCAAGGCCCCGGCGCCGATGATCGCGACCATCTACGACTGGAGCGGCTTCTACATCGGCATCAACGGCGGCGGCGGCACCAGCCACAAGTGCTGGGACGCAGATTTCGGCGGCGGCGTTTTCTTTGGCGAAGGCTGCCACAACGCAACCGGCGGCACGGTCGGTGGCCAGGTTGGCTACCGCTGGCAGTCAGCCAACTGGGTGTTCGGCTTCGAAGGCCAGGGCAACTGGGCCGATTTCTCGGGTGACAACATCAGCGCGATCACCGGCCTGCGCGATCGCTCGAAGATCAACGCCTTCGGCTTGATTACCGGTCAGGTCGGCTACGCCTGGAACAACGTCCTGCTCTACGTGAAGGGCGGCGGCGCCGTCGTCAGCGATCGCTACCGCAGCTTCGACCTCGCCAGCGGCCTCGAAGTCGACCGGGCCAACGAGACCCGTTGGGGTGGCACCGTGGGCGCGGGCGTCGAGTTCGGATTCGCGCCGAACTGGACAGTGGGCTTCGAGTACGACCACATCTTCATGGGCAACCGCACCGTCGGCTTCACCGGATCCGGCAATTTCGTGATCGCCCCGCTCGGCGTTGCCACACGCTCCGATCGCATCAGCCAGGACGTCGATATCGGCCTCGTCCGCGTGAACTATCGCTGGGGTGGCCCGCTGATCGCAAGATACTGA
- a CDS encoding outer membrane protein: protein MKKVLLASACLFALAAPASAADLAARPYTKAPVAVASVYNWTGFYLGIVGGGAWENGSGDPKMKGGFVGGTAGYNWQTGNVVFGVEADGSWADVSASVTGATVVPGFGVVTATASSKTDAMGTVRGRIGYAVNQVLFYGTGGYAWIDNKITLSALGLTASDSKWHSGWTVGAGVEAFFAPQWSVKGEYLYRSLGGETYFSGALPTGTLNFHTVQVGVNYHFGGPVVAKY, encoded by the coding sequence ATGAAGAAGGTTTTGTTGGCTTCGGCCTGTTTGTTCGCTCTCGCTGCTCCGGCTTCGGCCGCTGATCTCGCGGCGCGCCCCTACACCAAGGCTCCGGTGGCGGTGGCCTCGGTCTACAACTGGACCGGCTTCTACCTCGGTATCGTCGGCGGCGGCGCCTGGGAAAACGGTTCCGGCGACCCGAAGATGAAGGGTGGCTTCGTCGGCGGCACCGCCGGCTACAACTGGCAGACCGGCAACGTCGTGTTCGGCGTCGAGGCTGATGGTTCCTGGGCTGACGTCAGCGCTTCGGTGACCGGCGCCACTGTTGTTCCCGGATTCGGCGTTGTGACCGCGACGGCGAGCTCGAAGACCGATGCCATGGGCACCGTGCGCGGCCGTATCGGCTACGCCGTCAATCAGGTCCTGTTCTACGGCACCGGCGGCTACGCCTGGATCGACAACAAGATCACCCTCTCGGCTCTCGGCCTGACCGCGTCGGACAGCAAGTGGCACTCCGGTTGGACCGTTGGTGCGGGCGTCGAGGCGTTCTTCGCTCCGCAGTGGTCGGTCAAGGGCGAGTACCTCTATCGCAGCCTCGGCGGCGAGACCTACTTCTCGGGCGCCCTGCCCACCGGCACGCTCAACTTCCACACCGTGCAGGTCGGCGTGAACTATCACTTCGGGGGCCCGGTGGTCGCGAAGTACTGA
- a CDS encoding YVTN family beta-propeller repeat protein — MRSRVLAALAAGLCAASIGSASAEEAFVTNQLSDDLMVVDLATSRSVATIPIGGKPAGVAVSADGRFAYVTSPDAKAVTVVDAATRQVSGRIEVGGGPLGIAVTPDGKTVYVADWYAAAVRVIDTASRSVMASIAVGASPSGLAVTPDGRLLLSADRDDDNVSVVDTATRERKATIKVGTRPFGVTIDAEGKRAYTANVGSNDVSVIDIAASQEIGRVPVGMRPYAVALTQGSGFVTDQYGGTVSVFDLATLKPIKRINVGDYPEGINATADGKRVIVACWESNTLSIIDATELKVIGEVKTGDGPRAFGAFLRKTE; from the coding sequence GTGCGGTCGCGGGTCCTGGCGGCGCTCGCCGCCGGCCTTTGCGCTGCCAGCATTGGCAGCGCGTCCGCCGAAGAGGCATTCGTCACCAACCAGCTCAGCGACGATCTGATGGTCGTGGACCTCGCGACATCGCGCAGCGTTGCGACCATCCCAATCGGCGGCAAGCCGGCCGGCGTGGCCGTCAGCGCGGATGGGCGCTTTGCCTATGTCACGAGTCCGGACGCCAAGGCGGTGACCGTGGTCGACGCGGCAACGCGGCAGGTCTCGGGGCGGATCGAGGTCGGCGGCGGGCCGCTCGGTATTGCCGTGACGCCCGATGGCAAGACGGTCTACGTCGCGGACTGGTATGCCGCCGCGGTGCGGGTGATCGATACGGCCTCGCGCAGCGTCATGGCCAGCATCGCGGTCGGCGCATCCCCGTCCGGCCTCGCGGTGACGCCTGACGGCAGGCTGCTGCTCTCGGCGGACCGCGACGACGACAACGTCTCGGTAGTGGACACCGCGACGCGTGAGCGCAAGGCGACCATCAAGGTTGGCACGCGTCCGTTCGGCGTCACCATCGATGCCGAGGGAAAACGCGCCTACACCGCCAATGTCGGCTCCAACGACGTCTCGGTGATCGACATCGCCGCGAGCCAAGAGATCGGCCGCGTGCCGGTCGGGATGCGCCCCTACGCCGTGGCGCTGACGCAAGGGAGCGGCTTCGTCACCGACCAGTATGGCGGCACCGTCAGCGTGTTCGATCTGGCGACGCTGAAGCCGATCAAGCGGATCAATGTCGGCGACTATCCCGAAGGCATCAATGCGACCGCCGACGGCAAGCGCGTCATCGTCGCCTGCTGGGAGAGCAACACATTGAGCATCATCGATGCCACCGAGCTGAAGGTGATCGGCGAGGTCAAGACCGGCGACGGCCCGCGGGCCTTCGGGGCGTTTTTGCGGAAGACGGAGTAG
- a CDS encoding SRPBCC family protein, whose product MRVTIGRRTVMGAVLTAAGAVALTAAFGPAWAHGPTRQKVRESIEINAAPAKVWAAIGNFQDMSWLPPVTKTEGEKGNEIEATRRLTLTGGATVDEELYKFDAAAMTYSYRITKVDVKVLPVTNYSSTLTVTPSADGKGATLEWAGAFYRGFPNNDPPPELSDEAAVKAVKGLYQAGLEALKKKIESGS is encoded by the coding sequence ATGAGGGTGACGATTGGACGGCGCACGGTCATGGGCGCGGTGCTGACTGCGGCGGGCGCGGTGGCTTTGACAGCGGCGTTTGGCCCGGCCTGGGCGCATGGGCCGACCCGGCAGAAGGTGCGCGAATCCATCGAGATCAACGCAGCCCCGGCCAAGGTGTGGGCCGCGATCGGCAATTTCCAGGACATGAGCTGGCTGCCGCCTGTCACCAAGACCGAGGGCGAGAAGGGCAATGAGATCGAAGCGACGCGGCGGCTGACCCTGACGGGAGGCGCCACCGTCGATGAGGAACTCTACAAGTTCGACGCAGCCGCGATGACCTATTCCTACCGGATCACCAAGGTGGACGTGAAGGTGCTGCCGGTCACCAATTACTCCTCGACGCTGACGGTGACGCCGAGCGCCGACGGCAAGGGCGCGACGCTGGAATGGGCGGGCGCGTTCTACCGCGGCTTCCCCAACAACGATCCACCGCCCGAGCTGAGCGACGAGGCCGCGGTGAAGGCGGTGAAGGGGCTTTATCAGGCCGGGCTCGAAGCGCTGAAGAAGAAGATCGAGAGCGGAAGCTGA